In a genomic window of Meriones unguiculatus strain TT.TT164.6M chromosome 8, Bangor_MerUng_6.1, whole genome shotgun sequence:
- the Tamalin gene encoding protein TAMALIN gives MTLRRLRKLQQKEEAAAAPDPAGPPAAAAPPAAPGDELYAALDDYHPAELYRALAVSGGTLPRRKGSGFHWKNLKQSPEQQRKVLTLEKGDNQTFGFEIQTYGLHHREEQRVEMVTFVCRVHESSPAQLAGLTPGDTIASVNGINVEGTRHREIVDIIKASGNVLRLETLYGTSIRKAELEARLQYLKQTLYEKWGEYRSLMVQEQRLVHGLVVKDPSIYDTLESVRSCLYGAGLLPGSLPFGPLLAAPGGPRGGARRAKGETDDVYHTCFFGGAEPQALPPPPPPARVPGPGCAEAPASVLCSAPRATLSRSASVRCAGPGGGGGGGAPGALWTEAREQALCGAGLRKTKYRSFRRRLLKFIPGLNRSLEEEESQL, from the exons ATGACCCTGCGCCGGCTCAGGAAGCTGCAGCAGAAGGAGGAGGCGGCGGCCGCGCCGGACCCCGCGGGGCCCCCGGCTGCCGCCGCTCCGCCCGCAGCCCCCGGGGACGAGCTGTACGCCGCGCTGGACGACTATCACCCCGCCGAGCTGTACCGCGCGCTCGCGGTGTCCGGGGGCACCCTGCCCCGCCGAAAG GGCTCAGGGTTCCATTGGAAGAATCTCAAGCAGAGCCCTGAGCAGCAGCG GAAGGTTCTGACTTTGGAGAAGGGAGACAACCAGACCTTTGGCTTCGAGATTCAG ACCTACGGCCTTCACCACCGAGAGGAGCAGCGGGTAGAGATGGTGACCTTCGTCTGCCGAGTTCATGAGTCCAGCCCTGCCCAGCTGGCCGGGCTCACACCGG GGGACACCATCGCCAGCGTGAACGGGATCAACGTGGAAGGCACCCGGCACCGGGAGATTGTGGATATCATCAAGGCATCTGGCAACGTTCTCAG ACTGGAAACTCTGTATGGGACATCCATTCGGAAGGCAGAACTGGAGGCACGCCTGCAGTACCTAAAG CAAACCCTGTACGAGAAGTGGGGAGAGTACAGGTCGCTTATGGTGCAGGAGCAGCGCCTCGTGCACG GCCTGGTGGTGAAGGACCCGAGCATCTACGACACGCTGGAGTCCGTGCGCTCCTGCCTCTACGGAGCAGGCCTGCTGCCTGGCTCGCTGCCCTTTGGGCCTCTGCTGGCTGCGCCCGGGGGTCCCCGCGGGGGCGCGCGGCGGGCCAAGGGGGAGACGGACGACGTGTACCACACGTGCTTCTTCGGGGGCGCCGAGCCGCAGGCGCTGCCACCCCCGCCGCCCCCCGCGCGCGTGCCAGGCCCGGGCTGTGCCGAGGCCCCGGCGTCCGTGCTGTGTTCCGCACCCCGCGCCACGCTCAGCCGCAGTGCCAGTGTGCGCTGCGCGGGCccgggcggcggcgggggcgggggcgcgcCGGGCGCGCTCTGGACTGAGGCCCGCGAGCAGGCCCTGTGCGGCGCCGGCCTACGCAAGACCAAGTACCGCAGCTTCCGCCGGCGGCTGCTCAAGTTCATCCCCGGACTCAACCGCTcgctggaggaagaggagagccAGCTGTAG